From Calditrichota bacterium:
CAATGACTGGTAATTGACCAGATTCCCGTTATGGGACATCGCAATCGGGCCGGAGCGGGTTTCGACGAGCAGCGGCTGGACATTCTGAGCGCTCGAAGGTCCGGTCGTCGAATAGCGGTTATGCCCGATGGCATGCTCGCCCGGCAGCCGACTCAGCATTTCGCGATCCCGGAAGACATCCGCCACCAGCCCGGTGCCGGCGTGCCGCGAGAGTTCCCTGCCATCCGAAGCGACAATGCCGGAGGCCTCCTGACCGCGATGCTGCATGGCATAGAGGCCGAGGTAGCAGAGATTGGCAGCCTCCGGCAGACCGGTTACGCCGACAACGGCGCAGTTCGGACGGGCAGTGTCATTGGTAACTCTCAAATCGAACCTGGTATTGGAAATTGACCTGCTCTCGTTACCCGACTCAGATCGGCTTCACATCGAACCCATAGAGATGCGCATCGACGAAGGCATCGACCATCGCGAGAATGATCATCCCGGCTAAATACCAGCCGAGACGGTTGCGATCTTCGCGGTATATGGCCGCAATATCGCTCCGTCCCATTCGGGCATTGGCGGCGCGCAATTGATCCTGCCGGTAAATGCCGTAGATGAATGCGGCTTCCGCTCCGCCATAGATCACGGCCTTTAAGGGCTGTCGGTTGTAGGATTGTCCCCAACCCGGCAAGGCCAGAGAACGGAGCGCAGCACCTGTTGGCGAAGGACGAAATGGCTCTGGGGCGGGCTGGGTGGGGGCTGCGAAGATCGCCTCGCTGATCCTGGACGTCTGAGCAACGCTATGCCCCACTCCAACAGCCATTAGACCAAGGCCCAGTATCCCCAAACTTATGCCTGAAGCCCGGAGCCTGAACCCCCTTAGACCACCGCGGCGACGCATTCGATCTCAACCAGGGCACCCTTGGGCAGCGCTGCTACCTGAACGGTGCTGCGGGCTGGGGGCTTGTCATTAAAGAACTTCGCATAGACCGCGTTGACGGCTGTGAAGTCATTGATATCAGAGAGGAAGATCGTCGTCTTGAGCATCTTGTCAAGGTTCGAAAGCCCGGCATCGAGGACTGCGCTGAGATTCTTCATCGCGCGCTCGGTCTGGGCTTCGACACCGGTCGCTAGTTCACCGGTCGCCGGATCTATTCCTATCTGACCGGCACAGAAGATGATACGTCCCTCGTGGACGACGCCCTGACTATAAGGACCGATTGCCGCCGGCGCTTCGGTCGTTTCGATTACCCGCTTCATTCTGCCTCCTTCCTGGCTGGGGGTGGTGATGGCAACTCTTCGAACTTAGCATCCTCGATCTCCGGTTCGGCAAAGGGCGGAATCGGAGCCCTCGGCTGACCCGGGGCTCGTCGGGGAGCGGTTCGTCCCGACACAAAAGTCCGGGCGAGTATCCTCCATAATAGCAAAAACAAAAAAAAGAGCGAAAGGAATCGGAGCACTTCATTCCTCCGGATTCAAATATACCGTCCCCGCCCGGGCTGACCGCACCGCCTCGACGAGCCGGTTTCGGTGTGCGTTGTTCCTGACAAAGTCTATCCGCGCTGCATTCACAATCAGGAGCGGAGAGTGCTCCCAGTGTATGAAATAGCGGTTGTAGGCTTCGGTCAGTTCCTGCAGATAGGCGAGGTCTATCGACTTCTCATACGGAATGTCGCGGATCCGGATATTTTGCAAGAGTCGTTCCGGTGGCACCTGAAGATAGACGACGAGGTCGGGACGCGGGACATCGGTGTCGAGTGCACTGGCGAGTCGTTGATAAAGATCAAACTCCCGGTCTTCGAGGTTGAGTGCAGCAAATATGCGGTCCTTGTCGAAAAGGTAGTCGGCGATCACCGGCCGACTCCAGAGGTCGCGCTGCTTAAGTTCCGACATCTGCCGGTGGCGCGACAAGAGAAAGGTGATCTGAGTTTGCAGTCCCCACCGGTGCGGATCGCGATAGAAGTCCGCCAGGAACGGATTGGCCGTCGGTTCTTCAAGCACGAGATCGGCTTCGAGTTCCTCCGCCAGGAACCGTGCAAGGGTTGTCTTGCCAACGCCGATCCCGCCTTCGACGCTTATTATGCTGCCGGGCTGCAGACTCATAAATGCTCCCTTAAGGGGTGAAGGGCCTTATCCAACCGCTATCGGGACACTCTTGTAGCGCCTGCCGAACGGTCCTGCCGGAGCCTGGGATTAACACATCCGGCGCAAGGTCCGCAAGCGGCAACAGGGCGAAGCGCCGCTCAAGAAGACGCGGATGCGGCACCGAAAGCTGCAAGGAGTGGATGATCCGATTGCCGTAAAGCAGAATGTCGAGATCGAGTGAACGTGGTCCCCAATGGAGGTTATCCGGACGACGTCCAGCCAGCCGTTCGATGGCTCGCAGTTCACTTAATAACGCGGCGGGCGCGAGGAGCGTTTCCAACTCAACAGCAGTATTGAGGAATGGGCTCTGCCTTACCGGTCCCCATGGTTCAGTTTCATAGATCGGTGCCAGGGTGACCCGGTCATTGGATGACACTCTCTTCAAGCACTCCAGCGCGTAGGCAATCTGAGCTGCCCGATCTCCCATGTTCGATCCGATGCCGACGTAAGCGACACTTCCCGGTCGATCCCCGGATTCTCCGGCCGGAATCTCCATTACTTTTGCCTCCGGCGCAGGATCTCGACTTCGGCGCCTCCGGCGACATCAAAGAGCGGTGGACTCATTTTGCGCACGACTACCCTGACGAAGTCCATACTTGATTCGACAAGGACGCGATCGGCGATCTCCTCTGCCAATGCTTCCAGGAGGTGCTTACGCGGTCCGGTTATAACCTCTGTCGCGATGCGATGCATAACAGCATAGTCGAATGTGCTGCCGGGGTCATCGCTCTGTCCGGCATCACACAGGTCGCTTCGCACTTCGAGATCGACTTCTATTGCTTGCTCCTGTGATGCTTCTTCATCCGTGACCCCATGCCTTCCAGCAAGCCGTATCCTGTTGAGACGAATGGCGTCGGGAGGCAGATCATCAATTATGAGTCCTCTTCTCAAGCCGGCGCTTTCACCCCTGTAGCCCGCTAACGAAACCGGACACGCCATCCTTTAGTCCGGTCAGGTCATAGCCTCCTTCGAGAAGCGCTATCACCCGGCCATTAGAGTGACGTTCAGCAAGGTCCCGTATCCGCTCGCCCATCATCTGGTATCCGGCACCAGTGACTCTCATCCCACCCAATGGATCGCGCCAGTGAGCATCGAATCCGGCCGAGACCAGGATGAATTCAGGCACAAAGTCATCAATCGCCGGGATAATTTCCCGCTCATACGCGACCTGATAGACGTCATCATCGGAACCGGCTGGTAATGGAAGATTTAAGGTCCGTCCCAGACCTTTTCCGGCACCACGATCTTCGCGCATACCTTTGTGATACGGAAAGAGGTTGTCGCGGTGGATACTGATGAAGAGCACCGTCTCATCCTTCCAAAATACTGCTTCGGTACCATTCCCGTGATGGACGTCGAAGTCGATGATCGCGATCCGGCTAATACGGTGTTCTACCTGTAGATAGCGCGCCAGGACGGCGATATTATTGAAGAGGCAGAATCCCATGGGCCGGTCGGCGAGAGCGTGATGCCCGGGGGGACGGACAAGAGCAAAGCCTTTGGTATTTTGGAGAATGGATCTTGGATTTTGGAATTGAGATGCAAGAGTCGAGTCCTGGCGGAGCATCCAGTCGGCGAGCGAGAGTCCGGCACCGACGGCATTG
This genomic window contains:
- the folK gene encoding 2-amino-4-hydroxy-6-hydroxymethyldihydropteridine diphosphokinase; translation: MEIPAGESGDRPGSVAYVGIGSNMGDRAAQIAYALECLKRVSSNDRVTLAPIYETEPWGPVRQSPFLNTAVELETLLAPAALLSELRAIERLAGRRPDNLHWGPRSLDLDILLYGNRIIHSLQLSVPHPRLLERRFALLPLADLAPDVLIPGSGRTVRQALQECPDSGWIRPFTP
- a CDS encoding dihydroneopterin aldolase; its protein translation is MACPVSLAGYRGESAGLRRGLIIDDLPPDAIRLNRIRLAGRHGVTDEEASQEQAIEVDLEVRSDLCDAGQSDDPGSTFDYAVMHRIATEVITGPRKHLLEALAEEIADRVLVESSMDFVRVVVRKMSPPLFDVAGGAEVEILRRRQK
- a CDS encoding deoxynucleoside kinase — encoded protein: MSLQPGSIISVEGGIGVGKTTLARFLAEELEADLVLEEPTANPFLADFYRDPHRWGLQTQITFLLSRHRQMSELKQRDLWSRPVIADYLFDKDRIFAALNLEDREFDLYQRLASALDTDVPRPDLVVYLQVPPERLLQNIRIRDIPYEKSIDLAYLQELTEAYNRYFIHWEHSPLLIVNAARIDFVRNNAHRNRLVEAVRSARAGTVYLNPEE
- a CDS encoding amidophosphoribosyltransferase; this translates as MQHRGQEASGIVASDGRELSRHAGTGLVADVFRDREMLSRLPGEHAIGHNRYSTTGPSSAQNVQPLLVETRSGPIAMSHNGNLVNYQSL
- a CDS encoding histone deacetylase, which translates into the protein MREAYIEFECQSWTSHHTTALSRSRRTTARSDDCNVICLASHTACLNHDAGPGHPERPDRIGAALEGVRSALPDEVVLQLETREADPAEIALVHRPGYIEAMRRLCQSGGEYIPAMEANVGTATWDAALNAVGAGLSLADWMLRQDSTLASQFQNPRSILQNTKGFALVRPPGHHALADRPMGFCLFNNIAVLARYLQVEHRISRIAIIDFDVHHGNGTEAVFWKDETVLFISIHRDNLFPYHKGMREDRGAGKGLGRTLNLPLPAGSDDDVYQVAYEREIIPAIDDFVPEFILVSAGFDAHWRDPLGGMRVTGAGYQMMGERIRDLAERHSNGRVIALLEGGYDLTGLKDGVSGFVSGLQG